In a genomic window of Mus pahari chromosome 8, PAHARI_EIJ_v1.1, whole genome shotgun sequence:
- the LOC110325355 gene encoding mast cell protease 1-like encodes MQVLLFLXXLLLXSGAGAEKIIGGVEAKPHSRPYMAYLKIINDGSSMKRCGGFLIDPQFVMTAAHCRGREINVTLGVHNINKKEFTQQTIKAEKEIIHPMFQESSGFNDIMLLKLQNKAELTPAVNVIPLPSPSDILKPGKMCWTAGWGQTGVKEPTSDTLREVELKIMDKEACKVHKDYNDHLQLCVGSPTTSKSIYKGDSGGPLVCAGMAYGIASYVNLNEKPPAVFTRISEYLSWINKVLKGK; translated from the exons ATGCAGGTCCTACTATTCCTGNTNGNACTTCTNTTGNCNTCTGGNGCTGGAGCTG AGAAGATTATTGGTGGTGTTGAGGCTAAACCACACTCCCGTCCTTACATGGCCTATCTGAAGATCATCAATGACGGAAGTTCGATGAAGAGGTGTGGTGGGTTTCTCATAGACCCCCAATTTGTGATGACTGCTGCACACTGTAGAGGAAG AGAAATCAATGTCACCCTTGGAGTTCATaacataaacaagaaagaatTCACACAGCAGACAATAaaagctgaaaaagaaatcattcaCCCAATGTTCCAAGAGTCTTCAGGTTTCAATGACATCATGTTACTGAAG CTACAAAACAAAGCTGAGTTGACTCCTGCTGTGAATGTAATTCCCCTGCCTAGTCCCTCtgacattctcaagcctgggaaGATGTGCTGGACAGCTGGATGGGGGCAAACTGGAGTGAAAGAACCTACCTCAGATACCCTGAGAGAGGTTGAACTGAAAATCATGGATAAAGAGGCCTGTAAAGTGCACAAGGATTACAACGATCATCTCCAGCTCTGCGTGGGCAGTCCCACAACATCAAAGTCTATATACAAA GGAGACTCTGGGGGACCTCTAGTGTGTGCTGGTATGGCCTATGGTATTGCATCTTATGTGAATTTAAACGAAAAGCCACCTGCAGTCTTCACCCGAATCTCCGAATACCTGTCCTGGATAAATAAAGTCTTAAAGGGCAAGTAG
- the LOC110325354 gene encoding mast cell protease 1-like — MQVLLFLIALLLPSGAGAEEIIGGAESEPHSRPYMARLKIITDGGSEGSCGGFLIAPQFVLTAAHCRGREIIVTLGAHDVSKTESTQQRIKVEKQFIHKNYNMFFNLYDIMLLKLEVKAKLTPAVNVIPLPGPSDFIDPGKICWTAGWGKTGVREPTSDTLREVELRILDKEACRMYKRYDYNFQVCVGSSTKLKAAYMGDSGGPLLCAGVAHGIVSYGNSYGKPPXVFTRISAYVPWINTVINSK, encoded by the exons ATGCAGGTCCTACTATTCCTGATTGCACTTCTCTTgccttctggagctggagctg AGGAGATTATTGGTGGTGCTGAGTCTGAACCACACTCCCGCCCTTACATGGCCCGTCTGAAGATCATCACTGATGGAGGTTCTGAGGGCAGCTGTGGAGGGTTTCTCATAGCCCCCCAATTTGTGTTGACTGCTGCACACTGTAGAGGAAG AGAAATCATTGTCACCCTTGGAGCTCATGATGTGAGCAAGACTGAATCCACACAACAGAGGATAAAAGTCGAAAAACAATTCATTCACAAAAATTACAACATGTTTTTCAATCTCTATGACATCATGTTACTGAAG CTTGAAGTGAAAGCTAAATTGACTCCTGCTGTGAATGTAATTCCCCTGCCTGGTCCCTCTGACTTTATCGACCCTGGGAAGATATGCTGGACTGCTGGCTGGGGGAAAACTGGAGTGAGAGAACCTACCTCAGATACCCTGAGAGAGGTTGAACTGAGAATCCTGGATAAAGAGGCCTGTAGAATGTATAAACGTTATGACTAtaacttccaggtctgtgtgggAAGCTCCACAAAGTTAAAAGCAGCATACATG GGAGACTCTGGGGGACCTCTTCTGTGTGCTGGCGTGGCCCATGGTATTGTATCTTATGGGAATTCATATGGAAAGCCCCCTGNAGTCTTCACCAGAATCTCTGCATATGTGCCCTGGATTAATACAGTCATAAATAGCAAGTAG